The Zygotorulaspora mrakii chromosome 4, complete sequence nucleotide sequence CGCAAAACTTTCCTTTACATTTCGTTATTAGTGCAAAGGTATCAACTGTTCAGTTGGTTGACGGCCATGATGATGCAGGCCAAACTTACGTAGGGACTAGCCCTTTCTCCGATGCGTGCCATCTTCCAAAATGCTCCGTAAACTCCATGTGCCTTATAGCGATCCAGGATCGACGGCCACTGGGTGTGGATATATGTGCACGAACATatgagaagaagaagcacTTGTAGTAAAGCCttaaaattgaataatgCGGACATTCCAAAGAAACACGAGGTAAAGATAAAAGGAAAGGGCAGGACAAACTTCTATTCTCTAACGGTCTCACTGAGATAGTCCTCCGCTCGCAACAACAACCTCCCTGCCTTTTTTTGGGCTCGTAGTAG carries:
- the KSH1 gene encoding Ksh1p (similar to Saccharomyces cerevisiae YNL024C-A; ancestral locus Anc_2.291); this translates as MSALFNFKALLQVLLLLICSCTYIHTQWPSILDRYKAHGVYGAFWKMARIGERASPYVSLACIIMAVNQLNS